taaacattgtcgtcgatgttttcattttcttcatcACTACTACTCCAGTCGATGGCAGAATCGTCCTCAACATCACCTACTTCTTCagtgtctgaaaaaaaaaataagcaagttcaaaaattaagcaagtttatacaattataaataattcaaaaattatgtatcataatttgtcataataattttatacctgATTGAGTTTTGAGTGAATCACTAACATAACTCGGCAGTTGATCCCCTTCAAACCATTTGAACTGGTATTTGTCATCTTTTAATACCCAGCCATTATTTTCTGGTTGATATGTGgttggattttttaaatgagcATTATTCCAAATTGTACATATATAATTTGCTCGCAGAAAATGCTGCAGTAGTTCGCAAGGTGGTAGGTTGCTAGCGTCAAAATTTCGCAACTTCTTTCGGTCAAAAGCTTCGTTTACATCGGAGACTGTGTACGAGTCGATGAATATTTGAAGTCTAgcggcatcaacatcaattacAGGACATTATAGACATTGCATATAAATCtctgaataatataaaagatattttgttgatgatttaaatttttaattaattcgttgTTGCCGAAGTTCTTGAAAGCTTCCTGGTACTCtggatctttttttaatatcttatacggttttaattttccttttctgAAGAGCGCAGGATTAAAATCACAACCTGTGATGGCATGAAATCCAGGTAAGCTCTGACAAGTTAACAGTCCCAACTCTGCATGTATTTTGGTTAGGTCCACATACCTTAAATTATTTCCAGTGCCTGTAAGCATCCAAACAACCGAATCACTTTTAAGGTGATGCATGTTACCAAGCATTATAGCCGCAATATCGGTATCAGCACTTCTTATTACTATTTCTGCTGGATAGTTGATGTTACATGCATGATATACTATCTTTGTATCTGCTTCCTCGTGTGCTGGGCATGACAACTCTTCATCAATCCTTGAGACAACTTTGTTGCAATtatcaacagtaaaagaatgacACTTTCTGAAATTGATGTATATTGTTTTGTTGCCAATAAATGGCACCACTTCATCAGTAGCCcaatgtgaaataaaaaaatcaactaaagcttctttgaaatttaaatttttcaactcATCTATGGATGGTGCGCAGTAAAAGAACGCACTCGACTAAGCGCTCTATCTCACTCGCACCTACTTGAAGTTGTTACCCcgcgctcgcacctatagtggactttcgatgtgtctggcaagatgtaaaaaccacgaaaactgtccggctattgaggtaacatctttttataagtccccaagtaacatatataaaatttagcttttatactataacgaaagtataattataatttattaaaatttaggggtgtctggcagggggtagcaactggCATAAGTGTCCGacaatggatgacgagatttttaaagttatcccgaaggaaatattaaaaaattgagctttatactttaacgaatttcaagtactattttatacacctttactacctgttacctgcccaagtaaccacaacccaaactttatagtcgctggtcgttcttacctgtataggagacatctacagagaaactttcaacttttataaaataacgaaggtttGGCTGTCGTGGGCTGTTGCTCTATAAACTTTTAATGCAAGTATTTGACAGGCTAATAACGATTTTTGTATCATAGAGAGCGTTTGATTGACTTTTTAATGACCAAGTGATTAAAGTCTGTGATGGACGGACATGCAACATTCTACATCAGATAGTCCTGACCTTTTGACTGGATTGTTTAATGATTTAAAGAATACAACAGTATACGGtgtcaaaatgtatttatttttttttataaaaaaaaaacaaaatcttacAACAAcaattaagctaacttatcgaTAAACTTTATACAGAACAAGAGTCGTTCCCAGCCGTGAGCCACTTCGTGTTTTGTCTCGCGAGAGCAGTCGACACTGGTGTCGGCGTCGGCACCAGTGTCGACGGCTGTCTGGTACAGAAACGACTGGCTGACGGCTGGGGAACCCGTGAGCGTGCACAGTCGCAGGCGTTGGCCGGATGGCAGGCCGGAGCGAGACCACCTACATTGTACGTGGCACTCGGTCATTGGTTTAGGCATTCGGGCGCTCGGAGGTGACACGAGCTGACCCGAATAAGTCGAACATCTCAAATGGGATGGGGAGAGATGGATTTAGGGAGTTTGGGATCTAGTAGGGAGCGCCGTAGCTGCCTGACGGTGCGGGGGCACCGTAGGACGAGGAGGGACCGGATGGGTATCCTCCGCTGACTCCGCCGGACTGCTCGTATTGCGCGACCTGGATGGCTTGGCGGATGGCTTCAAGGCTGATGCCGACAACGCGGCCGCCGCTGGGGACGCCGTAGGAGGTGGATGGGACACCGTACGAGGAGGAGGGAGCGCCGTAGGACGAGGAGGGAGCGCCGTGACCGCCGCCGTGGCCGCCGCCGAAGCCTGAGCCAGAGGAAGCTTCTTCTTTGAGGAGGATCTGACGGATCTGTTCGAGGAGTTGACCGTCGACTTGTTGCCCTTCGGAGGTCTGGTACCCGGAGGAGACGGCGCGGAGAGCTCCGCCGCCGAGGAGACCGCCGATGGCACCGCCGAAGCCGCCGCCGCCGTGACCTCCTGATGGTCGGCTGTAGCTGTAACCGGATGGAGGTTCGGCGCTCGCACACGCCACCAAAGCCAGGGCTATGCACTGTGGACAAGAGAATTCACTTGTTACATTTACATGCCTTGGAATCGAATTCAATACTACAAACGATATTTAGTGAACTGATTTTGATAGTTTTGGAAATCACCTAAAAGAGACAGTTGTCATTCTGAATTCGAAATCAGATGATTAGGTTTCTAAACTTTTCTATTATAAtcgattaaatttaaaaaccgattttcatattaaaaatgtaaaattaaatacaagaaaaaaatccaaataaaaattcatttcagGCATTTCATGATATTGATCAGAAAATATTCAGAACGGTAAGAAGAATATAGGTAACTTCAGCTTTAAATTGCTACGATAACTGTCGATAATTTCGTTTAACGATCTTAGTCAATGCTTCTAGGTGGTTTTAACGACCAGCTATATTCCTATTGACCAGGGTGGTCAAAGTATGATTATGATTTTATGACTCAATCTTATGTTTTACGCGTTTGTCAATTTTCACAGGTTCCCGCTAACTCGTTTCAAGTGCTACGGTAGTTATTTGCTTTCTATGTTTGAGTAGGATTCGATTAGCAATGACATGTCAATATTTTGCCATTTACAAATTCATTGGTAAGAAAAAGTacttaaaatattgaaactttttttatgCGAGCTATGGACCTTCAGTTTTATACTACGCATGTTAACTATAgtcaattttcaaatttttagtCAAATTCAGATAAAACCTCCGGATGTAGACAGTTAAACTGAAAATGTTAAATCTAATCCATTGTAAAAGATAAAACTGTGCAGTTAATCTGTACCGTGCATTAGTCTGCGGGCTACCTGACCTTTTTTGGaaagtttgaaaattaaataattatctattgCCATTATTTTTGGTGTTCGCCTATTCTGTAAGTCATAGTGCTTACtgctaatgatgaatttatCGATAATGATTTTCCGGTAAATGACACAGCggaattttaaatatcttcacTTTCATCGATGGTAATGAGATTGCGTGTACGCATCTCGGCAGCAAGACTAAGCAAATGTTATGCAAGCTTATAGTGTATGTCCAGTATTGGGTAAACAATAGTGGTGTTAATGTATTGTTGAGATATCTAAAAAGTAGCTTTTacattcttaaaaatattttgcaacgACTTTGTAACAAGTGACTAATGTTCAAATGTATCAATATCACTCAAAAGTATCATTTTTTTCCAATAGACAACACTACAATTTTTCATATGTTTGCGCTTAATGACAATCATGTCTAACGAAAAACGGTAATATTAAGTAACGGTACTCGAAGAGATTTTTTCTCTGTTGTAACTTAtacaagaaaattttagttacaaatatacgttgtaatttaaaaattatttaaacaaatgttttctaatataataagcaatttatgatatttttgtcgtcgataaaataaatcaaacatcAATTTCACCTCACTATTTTAGTAAAGCACGTTCGTTCGATAGAATTTTTAGCTATTTTTCCTCTTAAAGTTAATTGGAGGTGAAATTTCGCCGACATCCTCATGacgtgtacctacttatttttaaggtcAAGTCAAGACTCAAGACGTGTTGTCTCAAAGATGACACTGCTATGTTATCAAGTAGTGTTTGACTTTCTTTTTGTATGATTAGATAAATAGTGACGGCCTTAAAGTTTACtcagaattatttttttgcgtgcaagtattttttttgtcatataGCTTACTGTGTTGCGCGGTTTTACTCGAACAAAATACTTcaatctttttatgttttaaattttatttaaactcgcTTAGCCATTTTAGCGTGATGGAGTAacatacattttgaaaattcgcaATAAAAATATCAGTTAAGTTAGATATCCAATAaatgaagatttaaaaaattctctgtccaaattcaaaattcatttattacaagtaggcttagtttacaagcacttttgaaacgtcaagtttgactactTGTAAAGTAATAAGTATAAGTAAATTTGTAATTAGGTATGTTTAAAGTGATTAAGACAATAATAAGATCTTAGTTtatttgaatattgaatatagACCGTTAAATTCTCATAAATAGTTTCATAAGTTACATAATGTAAGTCATTTGTAGCAGCTACAGTTTTTTAtctaatacataaaattaatattcaaatcAGAGTCTTAAATATTAGAATTTAGGGCAAACATATTTAAATCCAACGAAAAGGAGATAGAGAGCATACAAAAGTCGTTAAATCTCAATTGATATGCCAAAAACTTTCACATACATTTCGATaggatttgatattttatagagTTCAAAGGCAATGTAATATAAATGTGTTATATAGAAAGTATTTAAGTATGGGCATCAAATGATAAGTTAACGtaagaaattaatgaaatagCCATTAAAGACAAATTTGCAATTCACATTAAATTTGCGATTAATTACAAACGTATACTACACGATAACCAATCTATGTCGTATATATTCTTGTTTTGCTCGAAACACAATGCCATGCCAATTACTATCAGTATACCAGAAACAAGAAGGAGGATTAACACAAACAGTTATTTGATTAATGTTgggaataacaaaaataataggaCCATTAGAactaagaaaaacaaaatatttttgatgaagTGAATGTGTAATCATAAACCGTTA
This genomic interval from Bicyclus anynana chromosome 17, ilBicAnyn1.1, whole genome shotgun sequence contains the following:
- the LOC112051270 gene encoding pro-resilin, giving the protein MKAFVACIALALVACASAEPPSGYSYSRPSGGHGGGGFGGAIGGLLGGGALRAVSSGYQTSEGQQVDGQLLEQIRQILLKEEASSGSGFGGGHGGGHGAPSSSYGAPSSSYGVPSTSYGVPSGGRVVGISLEAIRQAIQVAQYEQSGGVSGGYPSGPSSSYGAPAPSGSYGAPY